A portion of the Cryptomeria japonica chromosome 5, Sugi_1.0, whole genome shotgun sequence genome contains these proteins:
- the LOC131068736 gene encoding floral homeotic protein AGAMOUS, whose product MGRKKIAMEKIENETKRQVTFSKRHKGVIKKAKELATLTGCEILLIIFSSTGKLCKYTNKSVAYITEKYRKATEGSESLEIERRNDDELVMQQNESEDLALQLRRLLGEELENLNLEELRELEQKLEVAISRIRAKREGWVFDYMEKKFLAHHCTGTPFQQLHQDTAINTGSQVPDPEEAHDLCILGAR is encoded by the coding sequence ATGGGTAGAAAGAAAATCGCGATGGAGAAGATAGAGAACGAAACGAAGAGACAAGTGACGTTTTCTAAGAGACACAAAGGAGTGATTAAGAAAGCCAAAGAACTGGCAACTCTCACCGGTTGCGAAATTTTGCTTATAATCTTTTCGAGCACGGGAAAGCTATGTAAATACACCAATAAGAGCGTGGCATATATAACGGAGAAATACAGGAAAGCCACAGAAGGGAGCGAATCATTAGAGATTGAGAGGAGGAATGATGATGAATTAGTAATGCAGCAGAATGAGAGTGAGGATTTAGCGTTACAGTTAAGAAGGCTTTTGGGAGAAGAACTTGAAAATTTGAATCTTGAAGAGTTGCGTGAGCTTGAACAGAAACTAGAAGTTGCAATCAGTCGAATCAGGGCTAAAAGGGAGGGTTGGGTTTTTGATTATATGGAGAAGAAATTTTTAGCGCATCATTGTACGGGTACTCCATTCCAGCAATTACACCAAGATACGGCCATTAATACGGGCTCACAAGTACCTGATCCAGAGGAAGCTCATGATTTATGCATCTTAGGGGCTCGATAA